In Balearica regulorum gibbericeps isolate bBalReg1 chromosome 2, bBalReg1.pri, whole genome shotgun sequence, one DNA window encodes the following:
- the DUSP22 gene encoding dual specificity protein phosphatase 22 isoform X3 has product MTITEFGWEDALSVVRAARSCANPNMGFQRQLQDFEKHDVDQFRQWLKEEYGENSSQDLQEAKNLLSKYKEQAELQQNTGGRQWNNNFSSVPSLSYSNYTTET; this is encoded by the exons ATGACCATCACAGAGTTTGGTTGGGAAGATGCACTGTCTGTTGTCCGTGCAGCGAGATCCTGTGCCAATCCTAACATGGGCTTCCAGAGGCAGCTACAGGACTTCGAAAAACATGATGTTGATCAG TTCAGGCAGTGGCTGAAAGAAGAATATGGGGAAAACTCTTCTCAGGATCTGCAAGAAGCCAAAAATCTTCTGAGCAAATAtaaagagcaggcagagctgcagcagaataCTGGAGGAAGACAGTGGAATAACAACTTCTCATCTGTGCCATCTCTCTCATACAGCAACTATACAACAGAGACCTAA